From one Musa acuminata AAA Group cultivar baxijiao chromosome BXJ2-6, Cavendish_Baxijiao_AAA, whole genome shotgun sequence genomic stretch:
- the LOC135582682 gene encoding transcription factor LHW-like isoform X1, protein MRNTTMLRQLLRNLCHNTRWDYAVFWKLKQETRTVLTWEDSYFDDAKARIKLEDTLSDGSLHINRGMISFVDSNDAQYQNCTSHPIKVSLANMKCHRYSLGEGVVGKVALTRRHSWIFADELKSEDHLDSCEDWQLQLAADIKTILLVPVACYGVVQLGSLETVVEDTTLVFHIKCLFSALYHDLETSDSVDSGINCSNILSPVNVPSLTNSSTSIFSSFNSSQVQQPWTIDSNMLPFFMVDHNSPSSENILEKILDTDTILDIDENVINAACNYLWLASTEEPQYFSHPNTMPEGDTFDLLFTENETKISLQPDPLDCISISDKEQYGYDLSAEDMTYKESEKNYAGKTNSLVNGRFLSFPIDSELHKALGITSMEEYNGCFLNTTVPMDDGPDNSITTFQGVVSEYHDHTFDESNSWLIKESETEYLFDAMVSSLLCGSDDDTFDGKSLRSFSDNLSERLVDSSPRENKSESSVLDICSVLPTSQQRSTSVSKADGFMSSPISSCKSFCKSTNEDNYNHMAKGRYSKKLAMINKRGVRNGNSHKPRPRDRQLIQERVKELRELIPNGSKCSIDALLDRTVSHMVFLQSISSQAEKLKQTADTEAKSELCSSAKPQTQANGANSACEEGKKPEFWPILVENLDQPGQILIEVQCNDYELFLEIVHVIRRLELTILKGVLESRSNKLWAHFIIEASKGFHRTHILLPLMQLLQRKYALMPCKF, encoded by the exons GGTGTTGACATGGGAGGATAGCTATTTTGATGATGCAAAAGCAAGAATTAAATTGGAAGATACTCTGTCTGATGGATCCCTCCATATTAACCGTGGGATGATTTCTTTTGTGGATTCTAATGATGCCCAATATCAAAATTGTACTAGTCATCCAATCAAGGTGTCGTTGGCAAATATGAAATGTCATCGTTATTCACTTGGGGAAGG GGTTGTGGGGAAAGTGGCACTTACCCGGAGGCATTCCTGGATCTTTGCTGATGAATTGAAATCTGAAGACCACTTAGAT TCATGCGAGGATTGGCAACTGCAGTTGGCAGCAGACATTAAG ACTATTTTGCTTGTACCTGTTGCCTGTTATGGAGTTGTTCAGCTTGGTTCATTAGAAACG GTTGTGGAAGATACAACATTGGTGTTCCACATTAAATGCTTATTCTCTGCTCTTTACCATGACTTGGAGACTAGTGATTCCGTAGATTCAGGCATTAATTGTTCAAACATCTTATCACCAGTTAATGTGCCTTCCTTGACAAACAGTTCAACATCAATTTTCAGTTCATTCAATTCATCTCAGGTGCAACAGCCTTGGACTATTGATTCTAACATGTTGCCCTTTTTCATGGTTGACCATAATTCTCCATCGTCAGAGAACATTTTGGAGAAAATTCTTGACACAGATACAATActagatatagatgaaaatgtTATTAATGCAGCGTGCAATTATCTGTGGCTAGCCTCCACTGAAGAACCACAGTACTTCAGCCACCCAAATACCATGCCTGAAGGTGATACGTTTGATCTTTTGTTCACCGAAAATGAGACAAAAATAAGTTTACAACCAGATCCTTTAGATTGTATATCAATTTCTGACAAAGAGCAGTATGGCTATGATTTAAGTGCTGAAGATATGACATACAAGGAATCAGAAAAGAATTATGCTGGCAAGACAAATTCCTTAGTAAATGGCAGATTTCTTTCCTTTCCAATTGATTCAGAGCTGCACAAGGCACTTGGAATTACTTCTATGGAAGAATACAATGGCTGTTTCTTGAATACAACAGTACCAATGGACGATGGACCTGATAATTCAATTACTACCTTCCAAGGTGTGGTATCCGAGTATCATGATCACACATTTGATGAATCTAATTCATGGCTAATTAAAGAAAGTGAGACAGAATATCTGTTTGATGCAATGGTAAGCAGTTTACTCTGTGGCTCAGATGATGACACATTTGATGGCAAATCTTTGAGATCATTCAGTGATAACTTATCAGAGAGGCTGGTTGATTCTTCCCCAAGAGAAAACAAAAGTGAATCCAGTGTCTTGGACATTTGCAGTGTACTGCCGACCAGTCAACAGAGGTCCACATCTGTATCAAAAGCTGATGGATTCATGAGTTCTCCTATTTCTTCATGCAAGAGTTTCTGTAAGTCGACTAATGAAGATAATTACAATCACATGGCTAAAGGACGCTACAGCAAAAAGTTGGCCATGATAAACAAAAGAGGAGTTAGAAATGGCAACAGCCACAAACCAAGACCAAGAGACAGGCAGTTGATCCAAGAGCGAGTCAAGGAATTGCGCGAGCTTATTCCTAATGGATCAAAG TGCAGCATCGATGCATTGTTGGATAGAACTGTTAGCCATATGGTATTCCTGCAAAGTATCTCTTCTCAGGCTGAAAAACTGAAACAAACTGCGGACACAGAG GCCAAAAGTGAGCTTTGCAGTTCTGCGAAACCACAAACTCAAGCTAATGGAGCCAACTCGGCCTGTGAAGAGGGGAAAAAACCAGAGTTTTGGCCTATACTAGTTGAAAACCTTGACCAACCGGGACAAATCCTCATAGAG GTGCAGTGCAATGACTATGAGCTCTTTCTGGAAATTGTGCATGTCATTAGGCGACTAGAGCTGACAATCCTGAAGGGAGTTCTGGAAAGTCGATCGAACAAACTCTGGGCTCATTTCATAATCGAG GCGTCCAAAGGCTTCCACAGAACACACATTCTTTTGCCGCTGATGCAGCTTTTGCAGCGAAAATATGCACTGATGCCATGCAAGTTCTGA
- the LOC135582682 gene encoding transcription factor bHLH157-like isoform X2 codes for MISFVDSNDAQYQNCTSHPIKVSLANMKCHRYSLGEGVVGKVALTRRHSWIFADELKSEDHLDSCEDWQLQLAADIKTILLVPVACYGVVQLGSLETVVEDTTLVFHIKCLFSALYHDLETSDSVDSGINCSNILSPVNVPSLTNSSTSIFSSFNSSQVQQPWTIDSNMLPFFMVDHNSPSSENILEKILDTDTILDIDENVINAACNYLWLASTEEPQYFSHPNTMPEGDTFDLLFTENETKISLQPDPLDCISISDKEQYGYDLSAEDMTYKESEKNYAGKTNSLVNGRFLSFPIDSELHKALGITSMEEYNGCFLNTTVPMDDGPDNSITTFQGVVSEYHDHTFDESNSWLIKESETEYLFDAMVSSLLCGSDDDTFDGKSLRSFSDNLSERLVDSSPRENKSESSVLDICSVLPTSQQRSTSVSKADGFMSSPISSCKSFCKSTNEDNYNHMAKGRYSKKLAMINKRGVRNGNSHKPRPRDRQLIQERVKELRELIPNGSKCSIDALLDRTVSHMVFLQSISSQAEKLKQTADTEAKSELCSSAKPQTQANGANSACEEGKKPEFWPILVENLDQPGQILIEVQCNDYELFLEIVHVIRRLELTILKGVLESRSNKLWAHFIIEASKGFHRTHILLPLMQLLQRKYALMPCKF; via the exons ATGATTTCTTTTGTGGATTCTAATGATGCCCAATATCAAAATTGTACTAGTCATCCAATCAAGGTGTCGTTGGCAAATATGAAATGTCATCGTTATTCACTTGGGGAAGG GGTTGTGGGGAAAGTGGCACTTACCCGGAGGCATTCCTGGATCTTTGCTGATGAATTGAAATCTGAAGACCACTTAGAT TCATGCGAGGATTGGCAACTGCAGTTGGCAGCAGACATTAAG ACTATTTTGCTTGTACCTGTTGCCTGTTATGGAGTTGTTCAGCTTGGTTCATTAGAAACG GTTGTGGAAGATACAACATTGGTGTTCCACATTAAATGCTTATTCTCTGCTCTTTACCATGACTTGGAGACTAGTGATTCCGTAGATTCAGGCATTAATTGTTCAAACATCTTATCACCAGTTAATGTGCCTTCCTTGACAAACAGTTCAACATCAATTTTCAGTTCATTCAATTCATCTCAGGTGCAACAGCCTTGGACTATTGATTCTAACATGTTGCCCTTTTTCATGGTTGACCATAATTCTCCATCGTCAGAGAACATTTTGGAGAAAATTCTTGACACAGATACAATActagatatagatgaaaatgtTATTAATGCAGCGTGCAATTATCTGTGGCTAGCCTCCACTGAAGAACCACAGTACTTCAGCCACCCAAATACCATGCCTGAAGGTGATACGTTTGATCTTTTGTTCACCGAAAATGAGACAAAAATAAGTTTACAACCAGATCCTTTAGATTGTATATCAATTTCTGACAAAGAGCAGTATGGCTATGATTTAAGTGCTGAAGATATGACATACAAGGAATCAGAAAAGAATTATGCTGGCAAGACAAATTCCTTAGTAAATGGCAGATTTCTTTCCTTTCCAATTGATTCAGAGCTGCACAAGGCACTTGGAATTACTTCTATGGAAGAATACAATGGCTGTTTCTTGAATACAACAGTACCAATGGACGATGGACCTGATAATTCAATTACTACCTTCCAAGGTGTGGTATCCGAGTATCATGATCACACATTTGATGAATCTAATTCATGGCTAATTAAAGAAAGTGAGACAGAATATCTGTTTGATGCAATGGTAAGCAGTTTACTCTGTGGCTCAGATGATGACACATTTGATGGCAAATCTTTGAGATCATTCAGTGATAACTTATCAGAGAGGCTGGTTGATTCTTCCCCAAGAGAAAACAAAAGTGAATCCAGTGTCTTGGACATTTGCAGTGTACTGCCGACCAGTCAACAGAGGTCCACATCTGTATCAAAAGCTGATGGATTCATGAGTTCTCCTATTTCTTCATGCAAGAGTTTCTGTAAGTCGACTAATGAAGATAATTACAATCACATGGCTAAAGGACGCTACAGCAAAAAGTTGGCCATGATAAACAAAAGAGGAGTTAGAAATGGCAACAGCCACAAACCAAGACCAAGAGACAGGCAGTTGATCCAAGAGCGAGTCAAGGAATTGCGCGAGCTTATTCCTAATGGATCAAAG TGCAGCATCGATGCATTGTTGGATAGAACTGTTAGCCATATGGTATTCCTGCAAAGTATCTCTTCTCAGGCTGAAAAACTGAAACAAACTGCGGACACAGAG GCCAAAAGTGAGCTTTGCAGTTCTGCGAAACCACAAACTCAAGCTAATGGAGCCAACTCGGCCTGTGAAGAGGGGAAAAAACCAGAGTTTTGGCCTATACTAGTTGAAAACCTTGACCAACCGGGACAAATCCTCATAGAG GTGCAGTGCAATGACTATGAGCTCTTTCTGGAAATTGTGCATGTCATTAGGCGACTAGAGCTGACAATCCTGAAGGGAGTTCTGGAAAGTCGATCGAACAAACTCTGGGCTCATTTCATAATCGAG GCGTCCAAAGGCTTCCACAGAACACACATTCTTTTGCCGCTGATGCAGCTTTTGCAGCGAAAATATGCACTGATGCCATGCAAGTTCTGA
- the LOC135582682 gene encoding transcription factor EMB1444-like isoform X3, translating to MQAEPVVGKVALTRRHSWIFADELKSEDHLDSCEDWQLQLAADIKTILLVPVACYGVVQLGSLETVVEDTTLVFHIKCLFSALYHDLETSDSVDSGINCSNILSPVNVPSLTNSSTSIFSSFNSSQVQQPWTIDSNMLPFFMVDHNSPSSENILEKILDTDTILDIDENVINAACNYLWLASTEEPQYFSHPNTMPEGDTFDLLFTENETKISLQPDPLDCISISDKEQYGYDLSAEDMTYKESEKNYAGKTNSLVNGRFLSFPIDSELHKALGITSMEEYNGCFLNTTVPMDDGPDNSITTFQGVVSEYHDHTFDESNSWLIKESETEYLFDAMVSSLLCGSDDDTFDGKSLRSFSDNLSERLVDSSPRENKSESSVLDICSVLPTSQQRSTSVSKADGFMSSPISSCKSFCKSTNEDNYNHMAKGRYSKKLAMINKRGVRNGNSHKPRPRDRQLIQERVKELRELIPNGSKCSIDALLDRTVSHMVFLQSISSQAEKLKQTADTEAKSELCSSAKPQTQANGANSACEEGKKPEFWPILVENLDQPGQILIEVQCNDYELFLEIVHVIRRLELTILKGVLESRSNKLWAHFIIEASKGFHRTHILLPLMQLLQRKYALMPCKF from the exons ATGCAGGCTGAGCC GGTTGTGGGGAAAGTGGCACTTACCCGGAGGCATTCCTGGATCTTTGCTGATGAATTGAAATCTGAAGACCACTTAGAT TCATGCGAGGATTGGCAACTGCAGTTGGCAGCAGACATTAAG ACTATTTTGCTTGTACCTGTTGCCTGTTATGGAGTTGTTCAGCTTGGTTCATTAGAAACG GTTGTGGAAGATACAACATTGGTGTTCCACATTAAATGCTTATTCTCTGCTCTTTACCATGACTTGGAGACTAGTGATTCCGTAGATTCAGGCATTAATTGTTCAAACATCTTATCACCAGTTAATGTGCCTTCCTTGACAAACAGTTCAACATCAATTTTCAGTTCATTCAATTCATCTCAGGTGCAACAGCCTTGGACTATTGATTCTAACATGTTGCCCTTTTTCATGGTTGACCATAATTCTCCATCGTCAGAGAACATTTTGGAGAAAATTCTTGACACAGATACAATActagatatagatgaaaatgtTATTAATGCAGCGTGCAATTATCTGTGGCTAGCCTCCACTGAAGAACCACAGTACTTCAGCCACCCAAATACCATGCCTGAAGGTGATACGTTTGATCTTTTGTTCACCGAAAATGAGACAAAAATAAGTTTACAACCAGATCCTTTAGATTGTATATCAATTTCTGACAAAGAGCAGTATGGCTATGATTTAAGTGCTGAAGATATGACATACAAGGAATCAGAAAAGAATTATGCTGGCAAGACAAATTCCTTAGTAAATGGCAGATTTCTTTCCTTTCCAATTGATTCAGAGCTGCACAAGGCACTTGGAATTACTTCTATGGAAGAATACAATGGCTGTTTCTTGAATACAACAGTACCAATGGACGATGGACCTGATAATTCAATTACTACCTTCCAAGGTGTGGTATCCGAGTATCATGATCACACATTTGATGAATCTAATTCATGGCTAATTAAAGAAAGTGAGACAGAATATCTGTTTGATGCAATGGTAAGCAGTTTACTCTGTGGCTCAGATGATGACACATTTGATGGCAAATCTTTGAGATCATTCAGTGATAACTTATCAGAGAGGCTGGTTGATTCTTCCCCAAGAGAAAACAAAAGTGAATCCAGTGTCTTGGACATTTGCAGTGTACTGCCGACCAGTCAACAGAGGTCCACATCTGTATCAAAAGCTGATGGATTCATGAGTTCTCCTATTTCTTCATGCAAGAGTTTCTGTAAGTCGACTAATGAAGATAATTACAATCACATGGCTAAAGGACGCTACAGCAAAAAGTTGGCCATGATAAACAAAAGAGGAGTTAGAAATGGCAACAGCCACAAACCAAGACCAAGAGACAGGCAGTTGATCCAAGAGCGAGTCAAGGAATTGCGCGAGCTTATTCCTAATGGATCAAAG TGCAGCATCGATGCATTGTTGGATAGAACTGTTAGCCATATGGTATTCCTGCAAAGTATCTCTTCTCAGGCTGAAAAACTGAAACAAACTGCGGACACAGAG GCCAAAAGTGAGCTTTGCAGTTCTGCGAAACCACAAACTCAAGCTAATGGAGCCAACTCGGCCTGTGAAGAGGGGAAAAAACCAGAGTTTTGGCCTATACTAGTTGAAAACCTTGACCAACCGGGACAAATCCTCATAGAG GTGCAGTGCAATGACTATGAGCTCTTTCTGGAAATTGTGCATGTCATTAGGCGACTAGAGCTGACAATCCTGAAGGGAGTTCTGGAAAGTCGATCGAACAAACTCTGGGCTCATTTCATAATCGAG GCGTCCAAAGGCTTCCACAGAACACACATTCTTTTGCCGCTGATGCAGCTTTTGCAGCGAAAATATGCACTGATGCCATGCAAGTTCTGA